TACACTATGGATTTTTAAACTACATCAAGTTTTTGCTGAGACTTGAATTCGGATGCAACATTCAAAAGGCATACAGATATATCATCTATGCTAATCTAAAAAGCTTTTTGAATAATATTGATGATTGTACACGGATATATAGATTTTTTCAGTTGTGTCGTCATGGTTCTTTTGGTAATACGTTAAGTGGGCTATGAGGGGAGATCGAATAGGATTAGGGGAGATCAAATAAGTTCAATACACCTTCCAATAATAACACCACTAAGCTCACCTCGTACCAACTCGTTACAATaaagagaaaacacaaaaattcacatttctcaCTCGAAAATCGCAATAAGAGCAGTGGCCCTATAAAtccatttcaaaaaaaattagaacaaaCACATTTCATAAGCTCCACGCAGTTAGCAGTTAAGTATGATTAGCAGTGACAATACCTGCTTCTATCTGTGTCTACCTGCACTACAAAACTTTTACTTTCATGGGTTTTCATATAGCACAGGATAACGAAGCCACGCGTCACTATCTGCTTCATACACCTCATAATCTATATAATCTATATGTATGAATGTTTGTGTATATCCATACCAGAGATGTTAccttaaaagaaaacaatatgtcactatatttatttttggtgcCTTCCTCATCaaattaaatgagattttgatATCTGATTGTGAcatcacaaaataaatattaaccTTAAACAGattacttatttttgtttttgtagtATGATTAAATAGTTAGGTACTTTTCTGTTACTCTAATTCTCTTTGCCTTATTAATGAGAATAATCACTATTTTTCTATCATTCTtgtatataattaattacttcCTCTCTAAGCCCTTTGTGAGACTacattcttaattattatttattttgccccaCTTTTAAATCTCTTCGTCACTATGATACTATACCTCGTACCTTTTAGATATAAAGAAAAAACCACTTCTATAGGCTACAGTCTCCTTGAATTTAAAAGTCCAGCTTGCTCGCTAACAATTGATTGTGACTTCCAACCATGCTTTACATAGCATCACCTACTAACCTTagcttttaaatttaatttggtaaagttttttgaagaggtgtttgtgttttttaaaagctcaatttttttattttgtatttggtaaatcaaaaaaattatgtgcttatgtttacaatttttaaaagatcgaaatacttttaaaaacacttaaaatagaattttttaaatttatcttgtacttttttaaatttaaaaatctaatataatcatatatgttaactaatttttaaatttaaaacttgtATTTATGTCTATttatagtattttaaattttaaaactattttattaaatataattattgttgcttgtatttatttaaaagctatttttaatttaatttatcaaaaataataccacaacttttaaaaaattattttttaaaaatgaccttttataaattatctttaaaaaagttaaaaactatACCAAACTAAATTTCACTGTCCTTCACGCTAAATAGGGTAAATCAAGTCATACTAAGTCATTGCCTATAAATGAGCTCACCACTATGAACTCCCCAAGAAGAGAATCCTCGTTGCCTTTAGAGCTCCAACATTCCTTCTTGTCTCCTTTGGTTTTGCCCCGAGTCCTTTCATAAGCTATATGGTGTCGCCGGCAAGCTTATAGCTTGGATCTTCGGCAAACTTTTTTGTTCAATTTATGGTGCGACATGCTGAGTGACATCCGCAAGCTTATAGCTTGTATCTTGCCCTAGCTTGAATCTATATAAGCTTGCGGGTGTCACTAAGTGCCCCACACTGTGATTTGATCGCTCAAACTCACAACGAGACACGGATTAGCTCGGATTGTGCCGTTCTCAGATAGGAGGGATTCAATTCCAATTAAAAAATGGGCCCCAATTATGGCTCAGGTGGTTATTGGGAGTCCTGCCCCATAAAGAAGTGGATTTCTTTCAAGAAATTGGCTGTGACCAGATTGAAGATTCTTGTCTTTGATGAAGCTGATCAAATGCTTGCGGAGGTAAGTTTTGCATTTAGTTAGGATTTAAAGTTTCATTGTAGTTTAGAATTCTTCTCCGCTTATGCGGAGGACATAGAGGGTGAGAGCACTAGTAAACTGTGAATTTCCTAAACAACTATGAACTGTGTTGTTGCAGGATGGTTTTAAGGATGATTCCTTGAGGATAatgaaagaaattgaaaaattcaatTCTAGCTGCCAGGTTTGTTGAACTGCCTTTCTTATAGTCTGCTTGCATGTATCAAAGTTCGATCGATTCGAGAATTCTTCTTTAGATATAAAGATGAAACATATATCCTAATTGATTGCCTTTAATTAGCTTCCATTTTATGTTGAAGGCTATAAAGTTGCCCTTAAGGAAGTCGGTTTATTACAATAAGCCAAACTGCATACAACTTGAAGTCGGTTTCTAAATTTTCTGTGTCCtttctttgaaaaaaatcatgatTAAGTCAAGTATTTGCATGGTATGTTTGTGTCTTAAAGCTTTCTAAGAAGCGTTAGATCTAGAACATAGGGAGGCAGTGATGAACGGTAGAGGAACAGATGAATGATCAAGAAGGAAATCAATAAAGAGCATAGAACTGAAAATCAATGTATGTTTCATTAAAAGAGTAGTACTTCATCTATGTACAGGAATAGACTAATCAGCTATATATATAGAAGAGGCTAACCAAAAGGGCGGACAAAAATAACAAGAGGCAAGAGAAGCAAACCCTAACAAACTAAATAACTAACTACTCTTAACAGTGTCAATCGAGTTGGGTTTCATAACTACAGGATGTGTGTGGTCTACTATCAATGCAGTAGAAATAGATGGCGTAGGT
The genomic region above belongs to Arachis duranensis cultivar V14167 chromosome 3, aradu.V14167.gnm2.J7QH, whole genome shotgun sequence and contains:
- the LOC110278600 gene encoding DEAD-box ATP-dependent RNA helicase 38-like; its protein translation is MGPNYGSGGYWESCPIKKWISFKKLAVTRLKILVFDEADQMLAEDGFKDDSLRIMKEIEKFNSSCQLTSKCARSSK